GTCAGGAGATCCATGTCGTCGGTGATCTGGAGCACCTCTACGAGGCTCCGCGGTTCACCCACGACGGCTCGGCCCTCGTGTGCTGCCAGATGCGCTACCCGACGTACGACGCCCCCTGGGAAGCAACTCTCGTCAGAATCGACGTGGCCGACGGCACGGTGCGGGACCTGCTGCCCGGGTTCGACAACTGGCCCGGTGGCGTGGCCTGTTCACCGGTAGACGACACGCTCTTCTTCACGTCCGACGAGCAGGGGCACGCGCCCGTCTTCAGGCGCGACCCGGACGGCGTTGTCACACGTCTCACCGCTCGGGGTGCGTACGGCTCGCTGACCGTGGCCCCCGACGGGCGGACGCTCTACGCCCTGCGCCACGCGGTCGACGCGCCGCCGACGCCCGTCCGGATCGACGCCTACGTCGTCGACCAGACTCCGGCCGGGCTGCCCGCCCCGGGTGGTGTCGGGGAGCTGCCCGGCACGCTCACCGAGGTGCACACGGAGGCCGACGACGGGTTCGTGCTGCGCGGCTGGCTCGTGCTGCCCGAAGGCGCGTCCGCCGAGCGACCCGCTCCGCTGCTCGTCGCCGTCCACGGCGGACCGCAGTTCAGCTGGAACGGCTGGACCTGGCGGTGGAACCCGTGGCCGTTCGCCGCGCGCGGCTATGCGGTGCTGCTGCCGGATCCGGCCCTGTCGACCGGCTACGGGCAGATCAACCACACGCGCGGCTGGGGGCAGTGGGGTGGGCGCCCCTACACGGATGTGATCGCGCTGACCGACGCGGCCGAGGCCCGCAACGACATCGATGCCTCACGTACGGCGCTGGCCGGCGGGTCGTACGGCGGATACATGGCGAACCGGGTCGCCACCAGCACGGACCGGTTCAAGGCGATCATCAGCCATGCGGGTCTGTGGGACCTGCGGATGTTCCAGGGCGACACCGACGTGCCCTGGTACTTCCAGCGGATCTTCGGCGACCCGCTGACCCGCCCCGAGCAGTACGACGCCGACTCCCCGCACCTGGACGTCGCAAAGATCCGCACCCCGATGCTGATCATCCATGGCGCCAGGGACTACCGCGTGCCCGTCGGGCAGGGCGCCACACTCTTCCAGGAACTGCAACGGCACGAAGTCCCCGCGAAGTACCTCTACTTCCCGGACGAGAACCACTGGATCCTGAAGCCGAACCACACACGCCTGTGGTACGAGACGTTCCTCAACTTCCTCGACCACCACGTCCTCGGCACCGAATGGCACCAGCCCGACCTGCTGTGACCGAGCCCAGCCCGGCAGCCCTCGGTTCAACCGACTTGCGCCCCCATGAGCGACCGCCATGGCGGACTCCCGCCGACCCGAAGGCGAAACAGGCGGAGACCCGCTGTGGCTGGGGTGTGCCGAGGTTGAACCGCACGGGCTGTCGTAGCTGAAGATCTCGTGCAGGAGGGCGTACGCCAACTCGTGCTCGAAGATCTCCGCGTCAGCGGGCGAGGCGAACTACTTGTAGTCCTCGCCCGCCTTCCGGTACGTCTTCACGAAGCGGTCGATCAGCTGCCTCAGTCCGGTCTCGCGCTGCGGAGTGCCGACGCAACCCCGGAAGTACTTGCTGGTGACGATGTTGACCGCGTTCACCGACCACCAGTCGGGGAACTCGCCGCCGCGCTGCTCGAAGTTAACCGAGCCGCCGCGCCAGTTGGTCCCTTCGGACCATTCCCGGAGGCGCGTCGGCACGTATGAGGTTGACCCCGCGGCTCACGGTTTGGAGCAGCCTGGGCACACACGATCGCTTCGGCGGCGAGGGCTGCCGGGCTGCGGACGAGACGGCGTTGGATGCAGGCAGCGCCGTCCGGTTGCATCAGCGTGTACCAGGTGCTCTGGCTTCAGAACCCGAGGCCCCTCACGACATACAGCCCCCATCGGAGCCCGAAGCGCAGAGCAGGAAGCCGGCGCCCACGCATCGCATGGCCAGCGGGAGCACAGCGACCGCCCCGCATAATTCAGGCATGGATTTTCGAATCGAGTGGCCTGCCCCCATGGACGAGCTTGACTGGCAAATGCAGGAAGTGAAGGGCTGGATCGGGGAAGTGACCGTCACGTGGGACGGTGGCGCTCGAGTCTTCGAGGTCTACGACCCAGTTCGACTTGCCCAGACTGTGGACCTGGAGATCGAGCAGATCGGGCGGTTCACTGCTCGGAGCCTGCTGGTCGTCCCAAGCGTTACACGCGAGAACATCGAAACAGCCATATCGGCAATCGCGGACAGGGGCTTTCGCGATTGACGACCACACCACACACCCCGACGTGCCCCGGCCAACCGTGCGCCAAGAAGATGTCTCAGTTGGCGATGGAGCCTCGCTGCAGTCGAAGGCGCGGTAATCATGTGCCGGGCCGAGCAGAGCACCGCCCCGATCGAGGCAGCCGCCGCCGAGATCCACGACCTGCTCCTCTACACCGTGCGCGACAGCCCCGGTGCGCGATCCGGGACCCGGTCGTAGTCCGTAGCCCCTTGACCCAGTCAGTTCAGCTCGAAGGAGTCGTCATGCCCTCGCTCGACCGCCACGACAACGTCTTCGTCCTCGACCTCGGAGACGGAGAGAACCGCTTCCACCCCGACTGGCTCACCGCCGTCGCAACCGCACTCGACGAGGTGGAGAAAGCGGACGGCCCCCGCGCCCTGGTCACCGCCGCCACCGGCAAGTTCTACTCCAACGGCCTCGACCTGGACTGGCTGTCCGCCCACGCCGACGAGTACCACGACTACGTCGTCTCCGTCCATGAGCTCTTCGCGCGGATGCTGTCGCTGCCGGTGATCACCGTGGCCGCGCTGCAGGGGCACACCTTCGCCGCCGGCGCGATGCTCTCCCTCGCCCACGACTTCCGCGTGATACGCGCCGACCGCGGCTACTGGTGCCTGCCCGAGGCGGACATCAACATCCCCTTCACCCCCGGCATGGCCGCCCTCATCCAGTCCCGGCTGGCCCCGCAGACCGCCCATGAGGCCATGGTCACCGCCCGACGCTACGGCGGCTCCGACGCCGCAGCCGCCGGCATCGTCGACCAGGCTGTCACCGAGGAAGCCGTGCGCTCCACCGCCATCGAGATCGCCCAGGCGCAGGTGGCCAAGGCCGGCGACACGCTCGGCATCATCAAGGCCCGCATGTATGCACCGGCCCTGGCCACCCTGCGCGACACCACCAACCCGCTCGGCTGAGCCGGCACCCCGCCGACGGCACATCCCGTGCCCCGGGCTGAGCCCGGGGCACGGGCGACGCCGGCCGCGCACCCCTTCAGCGCCGCGCTGCACCTCCCCGCCGAGTCTGCGGGGCATGCCATCACCGCGCGGCGAGTGCAGTGTCCGTCTCCTCGGCCAGCGTCCGCAGGAGCCGGTCCTGGAACCCCTCGTCGTGCACGGCGGCGTGTGGCCGCTGCCGTTGACGGTGGTACCAGTAGCCGCCGGTCGTGAGCGCCTCGGGATCCTCGCTGGAGGCCAGCCACTGCTGTGTCCGGTGGCCCAGTTCAAGATCGTCGGGTGCGCCCGGTCCGCCCATCTTGGTGGGCACCCAGCCGGGGTCCACGGCGTTGCTCAGCACGCCGGGGTACAGGCGGGCCACGGCGGCAGCGAGGGTGGTGACGAACAGTTTGCTGTCCGCGTATGACCCGTTCGCGTGCCCGCCGGACTTCGTGCCGCGCCAGTCGATGTCATCTGTCGAGGGGCGGCCGTCGAAGTGTGAGCTGCTGCTCAGGTACACCACGCGGCGCGGTCCGGGCACGAGCGCGGTGAGCAGGTACGGGGCAATGATGTTGACCGGTATGACGGCAGGCCCTCTCCAGACGCCGGCGTTGTGGATGACCGCGTCGAGCGGTGGTCCGTCGTTCAGCTCGGTGGCGAGCTGCCGTACGGCGGCCTGGTCGGTGAAGTCGGCGACGACGAGACCCGCTCCGCGACCGACGAGCGGGTCGAGGGCTCTGGCACGTTCCGAGTTGCGGGCGTGGACCACGACGTCGTGCCCGGCGGACTGCAGCGCGCCCGCCGTGGCGAGTCCGAGGCCGTCCGTGGAACCGGTGACCAGGATCCGGCTCATGATCGTCCTGTGTGCGTCACTGAAGGGCTCCTCTGGTGGAAGTCATGGGTGGCTACCCAGGAGGCGAGCAGGCGCAGACCGTCTTCGAAGGACGAGCCGGGTTCGGCGGTGTAGATGGTCAGGGAGTGCGCCTCGCGGACGGACATGGGCAGGCCACGGGGCTGGTAGGTGAGTTCCAGGTCCCCGGGCTCGGGATGATCGAAGCGTTTCACGCCGCCGTGGTGGATGCACACGTGCTGGGCGGCTCCCCGGGTGCGGAACTCGGGGCTGACGGTGGACAGCTCGCCGATGAAGCCGGGCAGGTCCTTGTCGTCGGGGTAGCGGCCGGCCTCGGCCCGTAGCGGTGCGGCCGTGACGGTGGCGGCGCTGCCCCAGTCACAGTGACCGAGCGCGACGGCATGTCTACAAGTCGAGAACCGCACGGAGGGCGTTGTCGACGACGTCTTGCTGTTCGGGTCCGATGTTGCCGTGGAATGTGCCGCTTTCGAAGCGGATGGCGGAGAGTTGGAGGAGGTTGACGGCGACGAGGGAGGCGTCGACTGGAGTGGTCAGGTGCACGCTCATCGCAGTGTCGGGGTGCTGGGCCGGAGCGTGGAGTACCAGGGCGACGACAGCGCCGTAGGCCTCAGCGAGCCCGTCGAGGCTGACGATGAGAACCGTACGGGTGCCCTTTCCGGTGTCGACGTCCCAGACGTCGCCCTTGCGGATGGTCACAGAGCGTCGCCCTCGCCCGCGAGGTCGAGGGGAGTGATGGAGACGAGCTTGCGGGCGGCGTCGAGGGTCATCTGGCGCCGAACGGCGCGCAGGATGTAGTCGTTCAGCGACGGGGCGCCGGCTGCGGCGTCGCGCAGAGGTTTATCCATGGCGTCGGGGATCCGCAGCGTGATGGCAGTCATGACGTCAAATATAGTGGCACTGATGCCATCACGGTAGGTGCGCTGGTGATGGGCTCCGAACGCCGACGCGCGTCGGTGGTCGTCGAAGCGGTCATGATCTCGCTACGGCTACCTTGCCCCCTGGGCCCTTCGCGCGGCTTTCTGGAGGGCGCAGTCCGGAGCGCGTTTCGCCGCCACGCCTGTTTGGCCGTCAGGGAGCCGAAGGCGCCCCTCCTGCGCCCCCTTGCACTACGCGTCGGGCGAAAGATCACACCACCACGCCGCCTCCATCCAACAGTGGTGACCATGCCGAACCGAGTAGCCGTCCTGTCCGACATTCACGGAGTCCTGCCGGCCCTGGAGGCGGTACTCGCCGAACCAGACATCCGCACCGCCGATCTCATCGTGCTCACCGGCGACATCGCCGCCGGCCCGCAGCCCACCCAGGTTCTCGACCTGCTGACCAGCCTCGGCGACCGTGTCGTCTGGGTCAGCGGCAACGCCGACCGCGAACTCCTCGAATACCGCCGGGGGCAGCGCGACACGATCCCCGACCCGATCGCCCCCTGGGCAGCCGAACAGCTCCGCACGGAGCATCTCGACCTTCTCGGCTCGCTTCCACGATCACTCTGTCTGTCCGTGAATGGCCTGGGGAAAGTGCTGTTCTGTCACGCCACTCCTCGCGACGACGAGGAGGTTGTCCTGGTCGACTCCCGCCTTGAGCGCTGGAAGGAAGTCTTCAGCGGACTCGATACGGACATCCGCACCGTGGTCTGCGGCCACACCCATATGCCGTTCGTCCGCCTCGCCCACGGGAGACTCGTGATCAACCCCGGCAGCGTCGGCATGCCCTACGGACGAACCGGGGCACACTGGGCCCTCCTGGGCCCGGGCGTCGAACTCCGCACCACGTACTTCGACATCCAAGGCGCAGCCACGCAGGTCAGCCAGGACTCGTCGTACCCGGACATCACCGCATGGGCCGACTACTTCCTGCACGCTCGCGCGTCCGACACCGACGCCCTCGCAGCCTTCGCCCCACGGGACGGACGCGACAACAGCCCGTGACACGCTCTCCCCATCCACGACAACGGGCGGCCGGACACCGACTACGCGCTCGAGGCCGCCTACCAACCCCCCGGTGCCTGCGGATCTCGGTCGGCGGCCTCGCGGGCGGTGCGGGTACTCGCTCCCCCGCCTGGACCTGGCCCGGCGCGGCCGGTTGGAGGAGATCCGCGATGATCTCATCGCCCGAATCACCGAGGCAGAGCAGGGGGCTCGCGGGGCGCGATCGAGGGCCTCCAGGCCGGCGTTGATGAAGAGTCAAGATCTGTGGATCGAGATCGTTTAGAGGACCCTCGTCATGAACGTACTGTTCGAGTCGGGTTGGTAGTCGGCGAACGCCTCGCAGTCGACGAACCCGAACTTCTCGTACAGCTTCCTGGCGGGCAGGAAGAAATCGGCCGCGCCGGTTTCCAGACTCAGCCGCGTGAATCCCATGCGCTTGGTCTCGGTGACGATGTGCTCCAGCAACATGGATGCGACCCCGCTTCGCTTACGTGTCGGGGTGGTGCGCATGGACTTCAACTCCGCGTGGTCCGCGTCCAGCCTCTTGATCGCACCGCAGCCCACCAAGCTGTCACCGTCCATGACCGACCAGAACGTGATCTCGGGCTTGCGGAGTTCGTCGAGATCGAGGGCGTGCTTGCTTTCCACAGGCGTGATGGACCGCATCTGCTGGACGTGCTCGGCGAGGAACCCGGCGATCTGTGGGCCGAGGAGGTCGTCCACTACGATCTTCACTGTGCTCGCCCTTCGTCGGGACTCTCGGTGCCGCGGGTGCTGTGTCACGTTCCCCAAGCCGCTTGAGATGGGGGCTACTTTTCGGGACGTCGGCAAGTTTGCCACCTGGGCGAACGATCAATAGCCAATATTTGCAGGCCGGTTGAGATGCTTAATGCTGCGTAAGCCTCGGGGCGTTCGGCGAGGTGGCCGCGTTCGAAGCGGGTTCCGGCGCGGACCAGGGTGACGAGCTTGCAGACCATGGCAAGCGCGGCGGCGGCAGTGCCGGCGCCCTTGGTGACCTTGGTCCTGAGCAGGACCGTCGCGAACGTCGATTCGATGGGATTTGTCGTAGGCAGGTGAACCCAGTGCTCGGCCGGGAAGCCGTAGAACGCCAGCAGTTCATCGACATCGTTGGTGATCTTCCGAGCCGCCTTGGGCCACAGCTCGCCGTACGTCTTGTCGAACGCGGCGACGGCCTTGGCCACATGCTCGCGGTCCTCGGCGTTGCAGATGTCCTGCAATGAGCCTCCGGCAACTTGAAGACGCAGGTCAAAGGGCTGGCGTTACGGTCGCCCCAGGTTCTCACGCTGGTCGGAGGCGGCAGTCTCCGGAGTCGATCGTCTGGCAGCGGTTGACTTCAGGATTCGCCATGACGAGCCGGGCGCGCAGGAGGTGGGTGGCGCGGGTGGCCTCCGTCCTCACTCTCAAGTCAAGTGCGGCGCACAGTAGTTCCGGTCAGGAACCCGAGTCCGGGTGTGGGTCGGCTGACGGGTCTGCGGGCCCATGCCGGCAGTCAGCGGCCAGGTGAAGCTTGCTGCCCGCCTCTGGAGCACTGAAGGAGAGCGGATTTCTGCCGGAGATTCCGCCGACGCCAGTAGCGGCGACGGTTCTCCCGCCCAACCGGTCTCGATGTTCTGCCCGTTCTGTACTTCAGGGCCGGTGACCCGGCACCGCCGGTGTCAGGACCAGGCGATCTCGCCATGGCGGTCGATGAAGCGTCCGGTGCCGGCGCCGGGCTCCTCGGTGGCGAGGGCGACGATCGCGTCCGTGCCCTCGGTGAGGGTCTGGGGGCCGCTGTGACCGTTGAGGTCGGTCGCGGTGTAGCCGGGGTCGGCGGCGTTGACGCGAATGCCCTTGAGCCCCTTGGCGTACTGCGTGGTCAACATCGTCAGCGCCGCCTTCGAGGAGGCGTACAGCGGCACGACGACGTGCGACTCGGACCGGCCGGGGTCGTGGGTGAAGGCGAGGGAGCCCATGCCACTGCTGACGTTGATGATCACGGGGTCGTCCGAGCGGCGCAGCAGCGGCAGAAACGCGGTGGTGGTGCGGACGACGCCGATGACGTTGACGTCGAGGACTGCGCGGGCGTCCGCGGCGGTGAGGTCGCCGGGATCACCGAAGGGTCCCTGTACCCCCGCGTTGTTGATCAGGACGTCGATCCTGCCCTCGTGCTCGGCGACGTCCGCGGCGGCGGCGGCCACGGACGCGTCGTCGCTCACGTCGACGGGGACGAAGCGTGCGCCCAGCGCGGCGGCTGCCTCCTCACCCCGCTCACGGTCGCGGGCTCCCAGGAGAACGGTGTGACCGCACGCGATGAGGCGGCGGGCTGTCTCGCGGCCGATGCCCTTGTTGGCTCCGGTGATGAAAGTGATCGTCATGCCTTCGATGGTCGCCTGGACGAGGGAGCCGGACCAGGGACGCTTCGACGGTGGGAAGACCAGTACCACCCTTGCGCCCCCGCAGGTGATCGGGGACGCGGGAGGATGGAGGGCATGACGACGACACCCCCCGGGGCCGGACTGGGCGCGGCGATCCGCACATGGCGGAACCGGCTGCCCCCGTCGGCCGCCGGGCTGCCGGTCGTCCGCAAGCGCCGGGCTGTCGGGCTGCGGCGCGAGGAACTGGCCGACCTGGCCGGGGTGTCGGTCGACTACGTCGTGCGCCTGGAGCAGGGGCGGGCCACGGCACCCTCGGCGTCGGTGGTGGCGTCTCTGGCACGTGCCCTCCAGCTGTCCACCGCCGAGCGGGACCACCTCTACCGGCTGGCCCGGATCGTGCCGCCGGCGGACGGCACGATCAGCGACCATCTCCCGCCCGGCATGCAGCGTGTGCTCGTCCGCCTCGGAGACGTGGCAGTCGCCGTGTTCGCGGCGGACTGGCAACTGGTGTGGTGGAACCACGGGTGGGCCGCCCTGCTGGGCGACCCCCTGGCCGCGCCGCCGCGGATGCGCAACTTCGCCCGCGACAGGTTCCCGGTGGACGCCGAACACACCTCGCTCGCGCTGTGGCCGGTCACCGACGCGGATCCCGACACCACCGACTCCGCCCTCGTCTCCGACCTGCGCCGCGCCACCGGCCGCTTCCCCCGGGACAGTCGCCTGGCCGCGCTGGTCCGCGACCTGAACGCAGGCAACGAGAGGTTCGCCGAGTTGTGGGCGAAGGGAGAGGTGACCGCGAACCGCGAGGTCCGCAAGACGGTCGACCACCCGTTGGTGGGTCCGGTCACGGTGGACTGCGATGTCCTGACCGACGGCGACACCGAGCTCAAGATCGTCATCATGACCGCGGCGCCGGGCAGCGAGGACGAGACAAAACTCCAGCTCACCACCGTCGTCGGCCCACCGGCCGGCACGCGCAACTGATCCGCCCCGCGCGTCGGCCGACCGGCGGCTCACGGTCCCCTGTCAATCCCTTCGCGTCGTGGGGAACCTTTCAAGCGGCCAACTCCACGGATGGGTCGGCATTGGGGCGCGGCGCGACGAGACGCCCTTGGCCAATCGCCGGACCCGTCGAACACGCTCTGAACCTCGTCAGCCAGGTGGTGCCCCAGTGGCCGGGCGAACGTGTCGTTGGTCGGTGCGGCATGTGTTACTCCGCTCTGTAGTAGCACCTCTGCGGATTCTCTGCGGCCAGGCAGAGAGCTGGAGGCTTGGGCGTATGGGTCACGAACACGTTGTCGTGTGCCAGTCCGTGCATCAGCAGCAGCGGACGACCACGCTTCGGAGCGTCGGCGAGCAGCGAGAACATCTCATAGTGCTCCGAGTATTTGTCGGGCCAGACCGAAGAA
This is a stretch of genomic DNA from Streptomyces sp. NBC_00285. It encodes these proteins:
- a CDS encoding helix-turn-helix transcriptional regulator, whose protein sequence is MEGMTTTPPGAGLGAAIRTWRNRLPPSAAGLPVVRKRRAVGLRREELADLAGVSVDYVVRLEQGRATAPSASVVASLARALQLSTAERDHLYRLARIVPPADGTISDHLPPGMQRVLVRLGDVAVAVFAADWQLVWWNHGWAALLGDPLAAPPRMRNFARDRFPVDAEHTSLALWPVTDADPDTTDSALVSDLRRATGRFPRDSRLAALVRDLNAGNERFAELWAKGEVTANREVRKTVDHPLVGPVTVDCDVLTDGDTELKIVIMTAAPGSEDETKLQLTTVVGPPAGTRN
- a CDS encoding metallophosphoesterase family protein; this encodes MPNRVAVLSDIHGVLPALEAVLAEPDIRTADLIVLTGDIAAGPQPTQVLDLLTSLGDRVVWVSGNADRELLEYRRGQRDTIPDPIAPWAAEQLRTEHLDLLGSLPRSLCLSVNGLGKVLFCHATPRDDEEVVLVDSRLERWKEVFSGLDTDIRTVVCGHTHMPFVRLAHGRLVINPGSVGMPYGRTGAHWALLGPGVELRTTYFDIQGAATQVSQDSSYPDITAWADYFLHARASDTDALAAFAPRDGRDNSP
- a CDS encoding SDR family NAD(P)-dependent oxidoreductase codes for the protein MTITFITGANKGIGRETARRLIACGHTVLLGARDRERGEEAAAALGARFVPVDVSDDASVAAAAADVAEHEGRIDVLINNAGVQGPFGDPGDLTAADARAVLDVNVIGVVRTTTAFLPLLRRSDDPVIINVSSGMGSLAFTHDPGRSESHVVVPLYASSKAALTMLTTQYAKGLKGIRVNAADPGYTATDLNGHSGPQTLTEGTDAIVALATEEPGAGTGRFIDRHGEIAWS
- a CDS encoding S9 family peptidase, which produces MTESSGGPSTFHDLSALVACPRVNSLALSVDGTRLVAAVQGLSGDGTRFVSSLWEIDPTGRRDALRLTWSDKGESGPVFGPDGTLYFLSGRAAADGDEDEGPALWALPPRGEAVVMARHPGGIASVTVARNSGALCHTAELLPGAADAEAHGKLRAARKDAKVTAILYEAGPTRAWDHDLGPAEPHTFVRAGVDAEPVVAGGQGIGLKDPGDAALSPDGTRVAYRRFMPGRVPDEHRTAVVVADTVSGQEIHVVGDLEHLYEAPRFTHDGSALVCCQMRYPTYDAPWEATLVRIDVADGTVRDLLPGFDNWPGGVACSPVDDTLFFTSDEQGHAPVFRRDPDGVVTRLTARGAYGSLTVAPDGRTLYALRHAVDAPPTPVRIDAYVVDQTPAGLPAPGGVGELPGTLTEVHTEADDGFVLRGWLVLPEGASAERPAPLLVAVHGGPQFSWNGWTWRWNPWPFAARGYAVLLPDPALSTGYGQINHTRGWGQWGGRPYTDVIALTDAAEARNDIDASRTALAGGSYGGYMANRVATSTDRFKAIISHAGLWDLRMFQGDTDVPWYFQRIFGDPLTRPEQYDADSPHLDVAKIRTPMLIIHGARDYRVPVGQGATLFQELQRHEVPAKYLYFPDENHWILKPNHTRLWYETFLNFLDHHVLGTEWHQPDLL
- a CDS encoding GNAT family N-acetyltransferase, whose product is MKIVVDDLLGPQIAGFLAEHVQQMRSITPVESKHALDLDELRKPEITFWSVMDGDSLVGCGAIKRLDADHAELKSMRTTPTRKRSGVASMLLEHIVTETKRMGFTRLSLETGAADFFLPARKLYEKFGFVDCEAFADYQPDSNSTFMTRVL
- a CDS encoding enoyl-CoA hydratase-related protein, with amino-acid sequence MPSLDRHDNVFVLDLGDGENRFHPDWLTAVATALDEVEKADGPRALVTAATGKFYSNGLDLDWLSAHADEYHDYVVSVHELFARMLSLPVITVAALQGHTFAAGAMLSLAHDFRVIRADRGYWCLPEADINIPFTPGMAALIQSRLAPQTAHEAMVTARRYGGSDAAAAGIVDQAVTEEAVRSTAIEIAQAQVAKAGDTLGIIKARMYAPALATLRDTTNPLG
- a CDS encoding SDR family NAD(P)-dependent oxidoreductase, giving the protein MSRILVTGSTDGLGLATAGALQSAGHDVVVHARNSERARALDPLVGRGAGLVVADFTDQAAVRQLATELNDGPPLDAVIHNAGVWRGPAVIPVNIIAPYLLTALVPGPRRVVYLSSSSHFDGRPSTDDIDWRGTKSGGHANGSYADSKLFVTTLAAAVARLYPGVLSNAVDPGWVPTKMGGPGAPDDLELGHRTQQWLASSEDPEALTTGGYWYHRQRQRPHAAVHDEGFQDRLLRTLAEETDTALAAR
- a CDS encoding MmyB family transcriptional regulator, producing the protein MRFSTCRHAVALGHCDWGSAATVTAAPLRAEAGRYPDDKDLPGFIGELSTVSPEFRTRGAAQHVCIHHGGVKRFDHPEPGDLELTYQPRGLPMSVREAHSLTIYTAEPGSSFEDGLRLLASWVATHDFHQRSPSVTHTGRS